The following are from one region of the Georgenia sp. M64 genome:
- a CDS encoding ABC transporter ATP-binding protein: MRGGPVLEVENLDVRFPSEDGSVHAVRGVSFSVRPGEVLGIVGESGSGKSVTSMAVMGLLTPNAKVSGSVRLQGEELLGRSDAHMSAIRGKNIGMVFQDPLSALTPVYTIGDQIVEALRAHGRTDEGASRKRAVELLDLVGIPNAAVRVKAFPHEFSGGMRQRAMIAMAIANNPDLIIADEPTTALDVTIQAQILEVLKTAQRETGAAVMMITHDLGVVAGMADQVAVMYAGRVVEHGPVDDIYYRSTMPYTIGLLGSLPRPDAEEKQALAPVEGNPPSLLDLPPGCPFAARCPMAIDVCRTVEPALALTRGDGHTAACHRSEEIAEQDLTFLEMYPVPRIIERPLAQLPRAEREEVLAVTDLEKHFPLMKGSVFKRRVGTVHAVDGVSFEIRAGETLALVGESGSGKTTTLLEILDLKAPSNGKVVVLGNDVESLGGRRERKAVRRDLQVVFQDPMASLDPRMPVFDIIAEPMEANGIPKRQLEDRVRELMALVGLEPSHANRYPQHFSGGQRQRIGIARALALEPKLLVLDEPVSALDVSIQAGIINLLDELRAKLSLSYLFVAHDLSVVRHIADRVAVMYLGKIVEIGEVDKVFETPTHPYTQALLSAIPVPDPVKERQRERILLVGDLPSPADPPSGCRFRTRCPKFLVLSEDEQRRCVDEEPALTPMGGDQRSACHYAQAVEIF; encoded by the coding sequence ATGCGCGGTGGGCCGGTCCTCGAGGTGGAGAACCTCGACGTGCGTTTCCCCTCCGAGGACGGCTCGGTCCACGCCGTGCGCGGGGTCTCCTTCAGCGTCCGTCCGGGGGAGGTCCTGGGTATCGTCGGCGAGTCCGGCTCGGGCAAGTCGGTGACGTCCATGGCCGTCATGGGCCTGCTCACCCCGAACGCGAAGGTCAGCGGCTCGGTGCGGCTGCAGGGGGAGGAGCTCCTCGGGCGCTCCGACGCCCACATGTCCGCCATCCGCGGCAAGAACATCGGCATGGTCTTCCAAGACCCGCTCTCGGCCCTGACGCCCGTGTACACGATCGGTGACCAGATCGTCGAGGCACTGCGGGCCCACGGGCGCACCGACGAGGGTGCCTCGCGCAAGCGGGCCGTGGAGCTGCTCGACCTCGTCGGCATCCCCAACGCCGCGGTGCGGGTCAAGGCCTTCCCGCACGAGTTCTCCGGCGGGATGCGGCAGCGGGCCATGATCGCCATGGCGATCGCCAACAACCCCGATCTCATCATCGCCGACGAGCCCACCACCGCCCTGGACGTGACGATCCAGGCGCAGATCCTCGAGGTGCTCAAGACCGCCCAGCGCGAGACCGGTGCCGCGGTCATGATGATCACGCACGACCTCGGCGTCGTGGCGGGCATGGCCGACCAGGTGGCCGTGATGTACGCCGGCCGGGTCGTCGAGCACGGGCCGGTCGACGACATCTACTACCGCTCGACGATGCCCTACACGATCGGCCTGCTCGGCTCGCTGCCCCGCCCCGACGCCGAGGAGAAGCAGGCGCTCGCCCCCGTCGAGGGCAACCCGCCCTCGCTCCTCGACCTCCCGCCGGGGTGCCCGTTCGCCGCCCGCTGCCCCATGGCGATCGACGTGTGCCGCACCGTCGAACCCGCCCTGGCACTCACCCGGGGCGACGGCCACACCGCCGCCTGCCACCGCTCGGAGGAGATCGCCGAGCAGGACCTCACCTTCCTCGAGATGTACCCGGTGCCGCGGATCATCGAGCGACCGCTGGCCCAGCTGCCGCGGGCCGAGCGCGAGGAGGTTCTCGCGGTGACGGACCTGGAGAAGCACTTCCCCCTCATGAAGGGCTCGGTGTTCAAGCGCCGCGTCGGCACCGTCCACGCCGTCGACGGCGTCTCGTTCGAGATCCGCGCGGGGGAGACCCTCGCCCTCGTCGGTGAGTCGGGCTCGGGAAAGACGACGACGCTGCTGGAGATCCTCGACCTCAAGGCCCCCTCCAACGGCAAGGTGGTGGTCCTGGGCAACGACGTCGAGTCCCTGGGCGGCCGGCGCGAGCGCAAGGCCGTGCGCCGGGACCTCCAGGTGGTCTTCCAGGACCCCATGGCCTCCCTCGACCCGCGCATGCCGGTCTTCGACATCATCGCCGAGCCCATGGAGGCCAACGGGATCCCCAAGCGGCAGCTGGAGGACCGGGTCCGCGAGCTCATGGCGCTGGTGGGCCTGGAGCCCTCCCACGCCAACCGCTACCCGCAGCACTTCTCCGGCGGGCAGCGCCAGCGGATCGGCATCGCCCGGGCGCTCGCGCTCGAGCCGAAGCTGCTCGTGCTCGACGAGCCGGTCTCCGCGCTGGACGTGTCCATCCAGGCGGGCATCATCAACCTCCTCGACGAGCTGCGCGCCAAGCTCTCGCTCAGCTACCTCTTCGTCGCGCACGACCTGTCGGTGGTCCGCCACATCGCCGACCGGGTGGCCGTGATGTACCTGGGCAAGATCGTCGAGATCGGGGAGGTGGACAAGGTCTTCGAGACTCCCACGCACCCGTACACGCAGGCGCTGCTCTCGGCCATCCCGGTGCCCGACCCCGTCAAGGAGCGCCAGCGCGAGCGGATCCTCCTCGTCGGCGACCTGCCCTCCCCGGCGGACCCGCCGTCGGGCTGCCGGTTCCGCACCCGCTGCCCGAAGTTCCTCGTCCTGAGCGAGGACGAGCAGCGGCGCTGCGTGGACGAGGAGCCGGCGCTGACACCGATGGGTGGGGACCAGCGGTCGGCCTGCCACTACGCCCAGGCCGTCGAGATCTTCTGA
- a CDS encoding ABC transporter permease codes for MTTTKHEDNDAPRVALDREPTSQVAGPFEAQLPEVAAGGLPVGTRRLSRRTIVARRFLRNKTAVVGLVGYLLLAAFAVLGPSLSPWTYTQIDQTAFLKPPSEAHWLGTTQAGRDVFALTVEGLRKSMMIGLGVAALQTAIAATVGAFAAYYGRLFDKVALWVIDLLLVVPSFFVIAILSVQTGGSRGSVLMLIVLLAGLGWMLSARVVRSMTLGIKNLEYVTAAKYMSVPTPRIIVRHILPNISSLLIIDATLAVASAVLAETSLSFFGFGVQAPETSLGTLIGEGQRTAATYPWIFLAPATALTTMLVFINFIGDGLRDALDPTSKSGGRA; via the coding sequence ATGACCACGACCAAGCACGAGGACAACGACGCACCGCGCGTCGCCCTCGACCGCGAGCCCACCTCGCAGGTCGCCGGTCCCTTCGAGGCCCAGCTCCCGGAGGTGGCCGCGGGAGGCCTGCCCGTCGGCACCCGGCGCCTGTCGCGCCGCACGATCGTCGCGCGCCGGTTCCTGAGGAACAAGACCGCCGTCGTCGGGCTGGTGGGGTACCTCCTCCTCGCGGCGTTCGCCGTCCTCGGGCCCTCCCTCTCGCCCTGGACCTACACCCAGATCGACCAGACGGCGTTCCTCAAGCCGCCGAGCGAGGCGCACTGGCTGGGCACCACCCAGGCGGGGCGCGACGTCTTCGCCCTCACCGTCGAGGGTCTGCGCAAGTCGATGATGATCGGCCTGGGCGTCGCGGCCCTGCAGACGGCGATCGCCGCCACCGTGGGCGCCTTCGCCGCCTACTACGGGCGGCTGTTCGACAAGGTGGCGCTGTGGGTCATCGACCTGCTGCTCGTGGTGCCGTCGTTCTTCGTCATCGCGATCCTGTCGGTCCAGACCGGCGGGAGCCGCGGCTCGGTGCTCATGCTCATCGTGCTGCTGGCCGGGCTGGGCTGGATGCTCTCCGCCCGCGTGGTCCGCTCGATGACGCTGGGCATCAAGAACCTCGAGTACGTCACGGCGGCGAAGTACATGTCCGTGCCGACGCCGCGGATCATCGTGCGGCACATCCTGCCCAACATCTCCTCCCTCCTCATCATCGACGCCACCCTCGCCGTCGCCTCGGCGGTGCTCGCGGAGACGTCGCTGTCCTTCTTCGGCTTCGGCGTGCAGGCCCCCGAGACGTCGCTGGGCACGCTCATCGGGGAGGGCCAGCGCACCGCGGCGACCTACCCGTGGATCTTCCTGGCGCCCGCGACGGCGCTGACGACGATGCTGGTCTTCATCAACTTCATCGGCGACGGCCTGCGCGACGCCCTCGACCCCACGTCCAAGTCCGGAGGACGCGCGTGA
- a CDS encoding ABC transporter permease, whose translation MLLYLARRFLNYLVLLFIAISLVYVLAATQLDPRSLYEMRNPPIDPAAIESSLTSFNLNDKTPVLERYWIWLTGVLGSWDWGRSPFGEFVNDEIGTRAWVSLRLVTIGSLLGITIGVALGAWTATRQYSVGDRMITLGSLVVISTPILVIAVVLQILAVKFNQSTGTQFFEFLGETGRHGDGALAPLWDRLQHLLLPTITLTVGGIASYSRIQRNLMLDTLGADYVRTARAKGLRQNVALRRHALRTALIPTGTYFAFTIATLVLGATFTELVYGWHGMGIYFVQALQGQDVNGSVAVAAFGGVCVLVGAMLSDVLVAALDPRVRVS comes from the coding sequence ATGCTCCTCTACCTCGCTCGCAGGTTCCTGAACTACCTGGTCCTGCTCTTCATCGCGATCTCGCTGGTGTACGTGCTCGCGGCCACGCAGCTCGACCCGCGCAGCCTGTACGAGATGCGCAACCCGCCGATCGACCCGGCCGCGATCGAGAGCTCGCTGACGTCGTTCAACCTCAACGACAAGACCCCGGTGCTCGAGCGGTACTGGATCTGGCTCACCGGCGTCCTCGGTTCGTGGGACTGGGGCCGCAGCCCGTTCGGGGAGTTCGTCAACGACGAGATCGGCACCCGGGCGTGGGTCTCCCTGCGGCTGGTGACCATCGGGTCGCTGCTGGGGATCACCATCGGCGTGGCCCTCGGGGCCTGGACCGCGACGCGTCAGTACAGCGTCGGGGACCGGATGATCACCCTCGGCTCCCTCGTCGTCATCTCCACGCCGATCCTCGTCATCGCGGTCGTCCTGCAGATCCTCGCGGTGAAGTTCAACCAGAGCACCGGCACCCAGTTCTTCGAGTTCCTCGGCGAGACCGGGCGGCACGGCGACGGCGCGCTCGCACCGCTGTGGGACCGCCTCCAGCACCTGCTGCTGCCCACGATCACCCTGACCGTGGGCGGGATCGCCTCCTACAGCCGCATCCAGCGCAACCTCATGCTCGACACCCTCGGGGCCGACTACGTCCGGACCGCCCGCGCCAAGGGCCTGCGCCAGAACGTCGCCCTGCGCCGCCACGCCCTGCGCACGGCGCTGATCCCGACCGGGACCTACTTCGCCTTCACCATCGCCACGCTCGTGCTCGGTGCCACGTTCACCGAGCTCGTCTACGGCTGGCACGGCATGGGCATCTACTTCGTCCAGGCGCTCCAGGGCCAGGACGTCAACGGGTCGGTGGCCGTCGCGGCCTTCGGCGGCGTGTGCGTGCTCGTCGGGGCGATGCTCTCCGACGTCCTCGTCGCCGCCCTCGACCCCCGAGTGAGGGTGAGCTGA